A single window of Micromonas commoda chromosome 6, complete sequence DNA harbors:
- a CDS encoding predicted protein, whose protein sequence is MLAVGGRVWCRSGDRDTRSPRRADASRKASKARARKRAESPVRRAATVVTSDVAETRADASTDDAFSLGCPHFDTCSGCSTSTNLDDFPELRRAREYFARSHDAAFDCATGDVRGWRTRARLAARMVPDEDAAGGEKLALGLFARGSHDLVEIPGCVVQHPRLNDAAALIASACERAGIRAYDETTGEGELRYVQLTAVGADGRADLDTDAAVQVALVWNSPAPTTAAGPMTAPRAIALALKLWNSNSADGPGDIEPPNGVRVHSVWIDWNDAPGNKITGPHWTHLKGERFVWARHGAADVCFTPGSFVQANSRAFDAALERIRSFVFRGAAVSELYAGAGPIGLSIAATMGEDGDDEGSVRCVEIVGAAAETFERSKSKLPEGVGRRVSMAISRAEDACRDAVRDADVVIVDPPRMGLDPRTLTALTGGEAPAAEAGGTAAATAMADGQPEAAVVTEKKPMTRAAKRRARKKKRAKAANAPVADAKAPEEPKPSQPTVKFPAPPSRLSRLIYLSCGFAAFQRDCDALVKSGEWRLTHAEGFNFFPGSDHVETLAVFDREETGAAFWEG, encoded by the coding sequence atgtTGGCGGTGGGTGGCCGCGTTTGGTgtcgatccggcgaccgCGATACGCGatcccctcggcgcgccgatGCATCCAGGAAGGCGTccaaggcgagggcgcggaaACGAGCGGAGTCGCCCGTCCGACGCGCTGCGACTGTCGTGACTTCCGATGTggccgagacgcgcgcggacgcgtcaaccgacgacgccttctCGCTCGGATGCCCGCACTTCGACACCTGCTCGGGGTGCTCGACCTCCACCAATCTCGACGACTTCCCCGAGCTCAGAAGGGCGCGCGAGTACTTCGCGAGgagccacgacgccgccttcgattgcgccacgggcgacgtccgcgggtgGCGCACCAGGGCGcgactcgccgcgcgcatggtcccggacgaggacgccgccgggggcgagaagctcgcgctcgggctcTTCGCCCGCGGCTCGCACGACCTCGTCGAGATCCCCGGATGCGTCGTGCAGCACCCGAGGctcaacgacgccgccgcgctcatcgcgagcgcgtgcgagcgAGCGGGCATCAGGGCGTACGACGAAAccaccggcgagggcgagctgcGATACGTCCAGCtcaccgcggtgggcgcggacggccgcgcggacctcgacacggacgcggcggttcaGGTGGCGTTGGTGTGGAactccccggcgccgacgacggcggcggggccgaTGACGGCTCCGCGGGCCATCGCGCTGGCGCTCAAGCTCTGGAACAGCAACAGCGCCGACGGCCCTGGCGACATAGAACCCCCGAACGGGGTTCGCGTGCACTCGGTGTGGATCGACTGGAACGACGCGCCAGGGAACAAGATCACCGGCCCGCACTGGACGCACCTCAAGGGAGAACGGTTCGTGTGGGCccggcacggcgccgcggacgtgtgCTTCACGCCCGGGTCCTTCGTGCAGGCCAACTCGCGCGctttcgacgcggcgctcgagcgtaTCCGCTCGTTCGTCTttcggggcgccgccgtctcggaGCTgtacgcgggcgcgggtcccaTCGGGctctccatcgcggcgacgatgggcgaggatggggacgacgagggaagCGTGAGGTGCGTGGAGAttgtcggcgccgccgccgagacgtTTGAACGGAGCAAATCGAAACTTCCGGAGGGCGTTGGACGACGCGTATCCATGGCCATCTCTCGAGCCGAGGACGCGtgccgcgacgcggtgagggacgcggacgtcgtgaTCGTGGACCCGCCGAGGATGGGGCTGGATCCGCGGACGCTCACGGCGTTGACGGGGGgcgaggcgccggcggcggaggcgggggggacggcggcggcgacggcgatggctGATGGACAGCCAGAGGCGGCCGTCGTGACGGAGAAGAAGCCGATGACCAGGGCGGCGAAGCGAAGGGCGCGGAAGAAAAAgagggcgaaggcggcgaacgcgccggtcgccgacgcgaaggccCCGGAGGAGCCGAAGCCGTCGCAACCGACGGTGAAGTttcccgcgcccccctcgaGGCTCTCGCGGCTCATTTACCTCAGCTGCGGCTTCGCGGCGTTCCAGAGGGActgcgacgcgctcgtcaagTCTGGAGAATGGCGCTTGACCCACGCGGAAGGTTTTAACTTCTTTCCCGGGTCTGACCACGTCGAGACGCTGGCGGTGTTCGATCGGGAGgagaccggcgccgcgtttTGGGAGGGATGA